A genome region from Marinobacter panjinensis includes the following:
- a CDS encoding outer membrane beta-barrel protein — protein MLKANRVLSCVFVAGVFSGVSGNAAAEYVYAGFSLGQAEVKDFCEGLGSGCDDTSTTGRLYGGGFLDEQLAFEGGYRYIDDVSASASIPGMSASIDASYHMFDGSLLVFTPRFGMFQLFAKAGVQFWQQDVSASLTGFGSASDSERGISFRTGVGFKADITRSLGLRLEWDYLRNIGDNIGDVENFESDIHVFSAGPEYRF, from the coding sequence ATGTTGAAGGCAAACAGGGTTTTGTCGTGCGTGTTTGTTGCTGGCGTGTTTTCAGGTGTTTCCGGCAATGCCGCCGCCGAGTATGTCTATGCAGGTTTCTCTTTGGGCCAGGCAGAAGTGAAAGATTTTTGCGAAGGCCTCGGGTCTGGTTGTGATGATACATCGACAACGGGCCGTCTGTATGGGGGCGGCTTTCTGGATGAGCAGTTGGCGTTCGAAGGTGGCTACCGCTACATCGATGATGTGTCTGCCAGCGCTTCCATTCCGGGTATGAGTGCCTCGATCGATGCCAGCTACCACATGTTTGATGGTTCGTTGCTGGTTTTCACTCCCAGATTCGGAATGTTCCAGCTGTTTGCCAAGGCGGGCGTGCAGTTCTGGCAACAGGATGTGAGCGCCTCTCTCACGGGTTTTGGCAGCGCCAGTGACTCTGAGCGCGGTATCTCATTTCGCACCGGGGTGGGTTTCAAGGCAGACATCACCAGATCTTTGGGTTTGCGTCTGGAATGGGATTATCTGCGGAATATTGGCGATAACATCGGGGATGTCGAGAACTTCGAATCCGACATTCATGTATTCTCGGCCGGCCCTGAGTACCGGTTCTAG
- a CDS encoding thiol-disulfide oxidoreductase DCC family protein, translating into MDTLFYDGQCPLCAKEIGTLRKLQRGDLVFADIHAQQNRKGMLPDREALLRRLHLLTGDGNWVIGLPANVRAWSHTRLGFFFKPLLWPVIYPVAERIYESWADKRYDRKYACGTCEV; encoded by the coding sequence ATGGACACCCTGTTCTATGACGGCCAGTGCCCTTTGTGCGCAAAGGAAATCGGTACTCTGAGGAAACTGCAGCGGGGGGATCTTGTGTTCGCGGACATCCACGCCCAGCAGAACCGCAAGGGTATGCTGCCAGATCGGGAGGCGCTGCTACGCCGGCTCCACCTGCTGACCGGCGACGGCAATTGGGTGATTGGCCTGCCCGCCAACGTGCGTGCCTGGTCTCACACCCGCCTGGGATTTTTTTTCAAGCCGTTACTCTGGCCGGTCATTTACCCCGTTGCAGAGCGCATCTACGAAAGCTGGGCAGACAAACGCTACGATCGGAAATACGCCTGCGGAACCTGTGAGGTTTAA
- a CDS encoding CHAD domain-containing protein codes for MKYLYLIRHAKSSWADDSLGDHQRPLNSRGRKQLGPMSKAVRAAGVLDGPIFCSNATRAQQTLDGLIPGDLRRNTYVEPALYTFNHKLLIDWLRERQEEESITLIGHNPALEELAGYLLKQAPESFPTCGFMQIALPVKNWHKLARNKGRLKQFLTPKDVSYEQFNRKRLKLPGNEDTPLTRHIPETLQHQYQRIRDLETGVIRGFDDEFLHQYRIAIRRSRAIAESVSETGGDSDLRKATKALKRHARATSQLRDLHVFLADLERWQLKAETQSALVSSGARSHFANLADLEHRALAKRMAGKKYRKDMDSWHQLITSHYFEKKTRKLTTADIRKALNRRIKQYNTLTQQLSQQAPDDDYHSLRKLLKRIRYLAELNKPAFRKMLRQLKQRQHRFGDFQDLRVQIDMLTSFRNGIATEPDMLEPVAGLNDLIAGLTAEKTSVRDDILTLGGIDGHPVL; via the coding sequence ATGAAATACCTGTATCTGATTCGACATGCCAAATCGAGCTGGGCCGATGACAGCCTCGGTGATCACCAGCGCCCCCTGAACAGCAGGGGGCGAAAACAGCTTGGCCCCATGAGTAAAGCGGTGCGTGCGGCAGGCGTTCTGGATGGCCCGATCTTCTGTAGTAATGCGACCCGCGCACAGCAGACCCTGGATGGACTTATTCCGGGAGACTTGCGTCGGAACACTTACGTAGAACCTGCGCTCTACACCTTTAACCACAAGTTGCTGATTGACTGGCTACGGGAGCGGCAGGAAGAAGAGAGCATCACCCTGATTGGCCACAATCCCGCCCTGGAAGAGCTGGCGGGCTACCTGCTGAAACAGGCGCCGGAAAGTTTTCCGACATGCGGCTTCATGCAGATAGCACTGCCGGTAAAAAACTGGCACAAGCTGGCGCGGAACAAAGGCCGACTGAAACAGTTCCTTACGCCCAAAGATGTCAGTTATGAGCAATTCAACCGCAAGCGCCTGAAGCTCCCGGGCAACGAAGACACACCTCTGACCCGACACATCCCCGAGACACTGCAACACCAGTACCAGCGCATACGGGATCTCGAAACCGGGGTTATCCGGGGCTTTGATGACGAATTCCTGCACCAGTACCGCATTGCCATCCGGCGTAGCCGCGCCATCGCCGAATCCGTCAGCGAGACAGGCGGCGACTCCGACCTGCGCAAGGCAACCAAGGCACTGAAAAGGCATGCCCGGGCCACCAGCCAGCTCAGAGACCTGCACGTATTCCTTGCGGACCTGGAGCGGTGGCAACTTAAAGCAGAGACACAATCGGCGCTGGTCAGCTCAGGCGCCAGAAGTCATTTCGCCAACCTGGCAGACCTTGAGCACCGCGCGCTCGCCAAGCGAATGGCCGGCAAGAAATACCGCAAGGACATGGACAGCTGGCACCAGCTCATCACATCCCACTACTTTGAAAAAAAGACCCGGAAACTGACAACGGCAGACATCCGGAAAGCGCTGAACAGGCGTATAAAGCAATACAACACGTTAACGCAGCAACTGAGCCAGCAGGCACCAGACGACGACTACCATAGCCTGCGGAAACTGCTGAAACGCATACGCTACCTGGCCGAGCTGAACAAACCTGCGTTCCGGAAAATGCTCAGACAACTGAAACAACGCCAACACCGATTCGGTGATTTTCAGGATCTGCGCGTGCAGATCGATATGCTGACGTCCTTTCGCAACGGTATCGCCACCGAACCCGACATGCTTGAGCCCGTAGCAGGACTGAATGACCTGATAGCAGGCCTGACGGCTGAAAAAACCAGCGTGCGAGATGACATACTCACCCTAGGAGGTATTGATGGACACCCTGTTCTATGA
- a CDS encoding methyl-accepting chemotaxis protein produces the protein MNLLSRLRIRSRLLLGVLVPVMITAATLAWITVAQIKSGGEAELERLEASLLDSRKEGLKSLVDAARSVVLEAKNDPDLSDREAREAARNRLRSIRFEGGNYVFAYARDLENLAYAPDPSREGPTTNPDVRKLIRSLFDAAEGDGYFGYDWPNPASGEVEPKVSFATIIPDWGWMIGTGVYVTDIEEEIATARADIEQEIAETLGFIVLVTVIVVIIALLIGVFVGRTVTNPLNRVIALMKDIAEGEGDLRHRLPDEGSDELAELGRRFNAFIVKIQDTIREVGATTDQVASAAEELSRVATETRASVQEQGSETDQIASAINEMAATIQQISGNANEVESAASDADKLARDGGETIANAQSSVNQLSDEIEASSTRISNLAEKTDEITQVLDVIHAVTDQTNLLALNAAIEAARAGEHGRGFSVVADEVRQLAKRSAESADQIRGMIDGFVTESRAAVERMDASRSRSTETVERINHATDALRTIEKSVGHIHDQVTQIATAAEQQSQVAEEINQNVVRIVDAAQRSDTGVTQTNEASHELARLGENLRDLVGQFKV, from the coding sequence ATGAACTTACTGAGCCGGCTACGCATTCGTTCCCGTCTGTTGCTGGGCGTTCTTGTTCCGGTAATGATTACGGCGGCGACCCTTGCCTGGATTACCGTTGCCCAGATAAAGAGTGGCGGCGAGGCCGAGCTTGAGCGACTGGAGGCCAGCCTGCTGGACTCGCGCAAGGAAGGATTGAAAAGCCTGGTAGATGCAGCCCGCTCGGTGGTTCTGGAAGCCAAGAATGATCCGGACCTGTCAGACAGGGAAGCCCGTGAAGCGGCCAGGAACCGCCTGCGTTCCATAAGGTTTGAAGGCGGCAACTATGTGTTTGCCTACGCCCGTGACCTGGAAAACCTGGCTTATGCGCCGGATCCTTCCCGGGAAGGGCCTACCACCAATCCGGATGTGCGGAAACTGATACGGTCACTGTTCGATGCGGCAGAGGGCGATGGCTATTTTGGTTATGACTGGCCCAATCCGGCGTCCGGCGAGGTTGAGCCCAAGGTGTCCTTTGCCACCATCATTCCGGATTGGGGCTGGATGATTGGCACCGGCGTTTATGTCACCGATATTGAAGAAGAAATCGCCACAGCCCGGGCCGATATCGAACAGGAAATCGCCGAGACTCTGGGCTTTATTGTACTGGTAACCGTGATTGTGGTGATCATTGCCCTGTTGATCGGTGTCTTCGTTGGCCGCACTGTCACCAACCCGCTGAATCGGGTTATCGCCCTGATGAAGGACATTGCCGAGGGTGAGGGTGATCTCCGCCACCGCCTCCCAGACGAAGGTAGCGATGAACTGGCGGAGCTGGGCCGCCGATTCAATGCCTTTATCGTGAAAATCCAGGACACCATACGGGAAGTGGGTGCGACGACCGATCAGGTTGCGTCTGCCGCTGAAGAGCTCAGCCGCGTTGCCACGGAAACCCGGGCATCGGTTCAGGAACAGGGCTCGGAGACCGACCAGATTGCCTCGGCCATCAACGAAATGGCCGCGACCATTCAGCAGATCTCCGGCAATGCCAACGAAGTGGAAAGTGCCGCTTCCGATGCCGACAAGCTGGCCCGGGATGGCGGTGAGACCATTGCCAACGCCCAGTCTTCGGTCAACCAGCTTTCGGACGAAATTGAAGCAAGCTCTACCCGCATCAGTAACCTGGCCGAAAAGACCGACGAGATCACCCAGGTGCTGGATGTGATCCACGCGGTTACCGACCAGACCAACCTGTTGGCACTCAATGCCGCCATTGAAGCTGCGCGTGCCGGCGAGCATGGCCGTGGTTTCTCGGTAGTTGCCGATGAGGTACGGCAGTTGGCCAAGCGCAGCGCGGAATCCGCAGACCAGATTCGTGGCATGATCGATGGCTTCGTGACCGAGTCCCGCGCAGCCGTTGAGCGGATGGACGCCTCCCGCAGCCGTTCCACTGAAACGGTCGAGCGGATCAACCACGCCACGGATGCCTTGCGGACCATCGAAAAATCCGTGGGGCATATCCACGATCAGGTCACCCAGATTGCCACGGCGGCTGAGCAGCAAAGCCAGGTGGCCGAGGAAATCAATCAGAACGTAGTGCGTATTGTGGATGCGGCTCAGCGCAGCGATACCGGTGTTACCCAGACCAACGAAGCCAGCCACGAGCTTGCGCGGCTGGGTGAGAACCTGCGGGATCTGGTGGGGCAGTTCAAAGTATAA
- a CDS encoding TRAP transporter substrate-binding protein, whose translation MFSFKPLLTALALMLSLTSTSLLAQETYTIRLAETWGPNSPILGETPRNMAAMAEKMSGGRLQFRIDSSNKHKAPFGIFDMVKAGQYDMGHTASYYYKGSIPNAMYFTTVPFGMIAPEQYAWFYHGGGMELMQKVYQPHGLLSFPGGNTGNQMGGWFREEIETVEDLQGLKMRTPGFAGEVMSEVGVAVTNIPPGELYSALERGTIDALEWVGPALDFQMGFHQIAKYYYSGWQEPGAEVQFLINEKTWNKLPPELQEILRVSMRTAAYDMYIQSTHESGIAWDRMKEDYPDVTHKTFPPEVIEALREATDKLLAEAAQKDELAKEIITSQHDYLQQVRQWTNISDKAYLNSVSSE comes from the coding sequence ATGTTTTCTTTCAAACCCCTCCTGACTGCCCTGGCTCTGATGCTGTCTTTGACAAGCACATCACTGCTGGCGCAAGAAACCTACACTATCCGCCTTGCTGAAACCTGGGGGCCTAACTCCCCGATCCTGGGCGAAACACCGCGCAACATGGCGGCCATGGCCGAAAAGATGTCCGGTGGCCGCCTGCAGTTCCGCATCGATTCCTCGAATAAGCACAAAGCACCGTTTGGCATCTTCGACATGGTGAAAGCGGGCCAGTACGACATGGGGCACACCGCCTCCTACTACTACAAGGGCTCGATTCCTAACGCCATGTACTTCACTACTGTGCCTTTCGGAATGATCGCGCCTGAGCAGTACGCCTGGTTCTACCACGGTGGCGGCATGGAGCTGATGCAAAAGGTCTACCAACCCCATGGATTGCTGTCATTCCCCGGTGGTAACACCGGCAACCAGATGGGCGGCTGGTTCCGCGAGGAAATCGAGACTGTGGAAGATCTCCAGGGCCTTAAAATGCGAACGCCCGGGTTTGCTGGCGAGGTCATGTCCGAGGTCGGTGTGGCTGTGACCAATATCCCCCCGGGTGAGCTATACAGCGCGCTGGAAAGAGGCACCATCGATGCTCTGGAGTGGGTAGGCCCGGCACTCGATTTCCAGATGGGTTTCCACCAGATTGCCAAATACTACTACTCGGGCTGGCAGGAGCCGGGCGCGGAAGTGCAGTTCCTGATCAACGAGAAAACCTGGAACAAGCTCCCGCCTGAACTGCAGGAAATCCTGCGGGTTTCCATGCGCACCGCCGCCTATGACATGTATATCCAAAGCACCCATGAAAGTGGTATCGCCTGGGATCGCATGAAGGAAGACTATCCGGACGTAACTCACAAGACGTTCCCACCGGAAGTCATCGAGGCGCTGCGAGAGGCGACCGACAAACTGCTGGCGGAAGCGGCACAGAAGGATGAACTGGCAAAGGAGATCATCACCTCCCAACACGACTACCTGCAACAGGTTCGCCAGTGGACGAATATTTCCGATAAGGCCTACCTGAACAGCGTTTCGAGTGAATGA
- the potA gene encoding spermidine/putrescine ABC transporter ATP-binding protein PotA, which yields MKEALLSLKNVSKAFDGKTVLDSLDLDILDGEFITLLGPSGCGKTTLLRLMAGFEQPDAGSVILSGHDITHAAPEHRPLNTVFQNYALFPHMSVYDNVAYGLKMEKRPKDEIRQRVDDVLAMVQLQDFARRKPHQLSGGQQQRVAIARAVVKRPQLLLLDEPLSALDYKLRRTMQVELKRLQRELGITFVFVTHDQEEALSMSDRVVVLKDGEIQQLGTPREIYERPANLFTARFVGETNLFPGYLASVAADAITVDILGLRRTLQKPAFDVRNGEQVNVLLRPEDIRVLAPEDEHGLAGKIVERNYKGSTLDSVIHLEDGTEVLASEFFDEDDPTFDYKLGEPVRVSWVDGWEWLLPVEPEPVNEEAEGLATDA from the coding sequence ATGAAGGAAGCGCTCCTCTCGCTGAAGAACGTCTCCAAGGCGTTCGACGGCAAAACCGTGCTGGACTCGCTGGACCTGGACATTCTGGACGGCGAGTTCATCACGTTGCTGGGGCCATCGGGTTGCGGTAAAACCACACTTCTGCGACTGATGGCTGGCTTCGAGCAGCCGGATGCCGGATCGGTGATCCTGTCCGGCCACGACATCACCCATGCCGCCCCCGAGCATCGCCCCCTCAATACCGTATTCCAGAATTACGCGTTGTTTCCCCACATGTCGGTGTACGACAACGTTGCCTACGGCCTGAAAATGGAGAAGCGGCCAAAAGATGAAATCCGTCAGCGCGTGGATGACGTGCTGGCGATGGTGCAGTTGCAGGACTTCGCGCGCCGCAAGCCACATCAGTTGTCCGGCGGCCAGCAGCAACGGGTGGCTATTGCCCGTGCGGTGGTCAAGCGTCCGCAACTGCTGTTGCTGGATGAGCCGCTGTCTGCCCTGGACTACAAGCTGCGCCGTACCATGCAGGTTGAACTGAAGCGCCTGCAGCGGGAATTGGGGATCACCTTCGTGTTCGTCACCCATGACCAGGAAGAGGCCCTGTCGATGTCGGACCGGGTGGTGGTGCTGAAAGACGGTGAGATTCAGCAACTGGGCACGCCCCGTGAAATCTACGAGCGGCCTGCTAACCTCTTTACAGCGCGGTTCGTGGGCGAAACCAACCTGTTTCCCGGTTATCTTGCGTCTGTGGCTGCGGATGCCATTACGGTCGATATCCTGGGGCTGCGCCGTACCCTGCAGAAACCGGCATTCGATGTGCGTAATGGTGAGCAGGTCAACGTGCTGCTGCGCCCCGAAGATATTCGCGTGCTTGCTCCCGAGGACGAACATGGCCTGGCCGGAAAGATCGTGGAGCGCAACTACAAGGGCAGCACACTGGACTCGGTGATTCACCTGGAAGATGGCACTGAAGTGCTGGCCAGCGAATTCTTTGATGAGGACGACCCCACCTTCGACTATAAACTGGGTGAGCCGGTAAGGGTCAGCTGGGTGGATGGCTGGGAGTGGTTGCTGCCGGTAGAACCGGAACCGGTGAACGAAGAGGCGGAAGGGCTGGCCACGGATGCATAG
- the potB gene encoding spermidine/putrescine ABC transporter permease PotB, whose product MHRVLQQPFKTAVLVLVWGWLLLLVLTPNLLVVGASMMTRDPGTFLSLPLNLDSYRQLFDPLYLDVFLSSLYMAGVTTFFCLLIGYPFAWALSGLGKQRQTLLIFLLIVPFWTNSLVRTYALKLLLATNGLINNVLMGAGIIDEPLKMLYTEGAVIIGLVYLLLPFMILPLYSVFDDLRQELLMASHDLGAGKLSTFLHVTIPLTLPGVLAGVMLVLLPAMGLFFVADILGGSRNLLVGNVIKNQFLDARDWPFGAAASILLTVAMAVLLFAHKLSQRRLGEEAPT is encoded by the coding sequence ATGCATAGAGTGCTTCAGCAGCCCTTCAAGACTGCTGTGCTGGTTCTGGTCTGGGGCTGGCTTCTGCTCCTGGTGCTCACCCCCAATCTGCTGGTGGTGGGTGCCAGTATGATGACCCGGGATCCGGGCACCTTCCTCTCGCTGCCACTGAATCTCGACAGTTACCGGCAACTGTTCGATCCCCTGTACCTGGATGTCTTCCTCAGCTCCCTCTACATGGCGGGAGTAACCACCTTTTTCTGCCTGCTGATCGGCTATCCCTTTGCCTGGGCTCTGTCTGGCCTGGGCAAGCAGCGCCAGACCCTGCTGATTTTCCTGCTGATCGTTCCCTTCTGGACCAATTCCCTGGTGCGCACCTACGCCCTGAAACTGCTGCTGGCCACCAACGGTCTGATCAACAATGTGCTGATGGGAGCGGGGATTATCGACGAGCCATTGAAAATGCTCTACACCGAAGGCGCGGTGATTATCGGGCTGGTTTACCTGTTGCTGCCATTCATGATCCTGCCGCTGTATTCCGTGTTCGATGATCTCAGGCAGGAGCTGTTGATGGCCTCACACGATCTGGGGGCAGGCAAGTTGTCCACCTTCCTGCACGTAACCATTCCGTTGACCCTGCCCGGTGTATTGGCAGGCGTGATGCTTGTGCTGCTGCCGGCCATGGGCCTGTTTTTTGTGGCGGACATACTGGGGGGCTCCCGCAACCTGCTGGTGGGAAACGTTATCAAGAACCAGTTCCTGGATGCCCGTGACTGGCCCTTCGGTGCCGCTGCCAGCATTCTGCTCACGGTGGCCATGGCGGTATTGCTGTTTGCCCACAAGCTCAGCCAGCGGCGGCTGGGTGAGGAGGCGCCGACGTGA